The Marinomonas maritima genome segment TAGAGGTGACCGTTATTTATCAACGGGCGTGTTTGATTGATGAGTGATCAATAGGGGATTAAGGTTCGCTAACGGGTGCAGATTCGCTGATAGATGCGATAGAATGCCCTTACGTTATCCTATATTCAGGAACAAGAGAGCCACTTTTGAGAAAAAGAACCCCCCCACGTCGACAATCCAAGCCTCAAGCAATAGGTCCAGTGCAGACCTTTACCGTTGATGGGCTGACGCACGAAGCGAAAGGTGTTGCCCGTTTACAAGGTAAAGTAACCTTTATTGGCGGTGCTTTACCTGGAGAAACAGTTGCGGCACAAATCACCAAATCAGGTCGTCGTTTTGATGAAGCGGTTTTGAACGCGATTATTGAGCCAAGTGCCTATCGGGTCGAACCCTCTTGTCAGCATTTTAGCGTGTGCGGTGGCTGTAGCTTTCAGCATTTAGCTGATGAAAAGCAACTCTCTTCAAAAGCGGATTGGTTACAAGGACAATTGCGTAATCTAATCACCACTCAAGAACTTGAATTGTTGTCTGATAGCTTCACACATTACCGCCGGCGAGCACGTATTGCTATTGTTCGAAAAAAAGGCATATTGTTATTGGGCTTTCGTGGCAAAGCTTCTAGCGATATTGTCTCTATTGATCACTGTGTTGTTCTTACTGGTAATCTGCAAAAAACCTTTTCTTCTTTAAAACTGGAACTGGCAACAAATAGTTTGGCAGACTCACTGGGTCATATTGAATTGTTAGAAGACACAAAAGGGGTCTCGGTACTCTTTAGATTGACCTCTTTGATAACAGATGAACTTGAGAAAACATGGGAAGACTGGGCAAGTAAAGAGCAGATATCTTTGTACTGGCAAGCACCAAATACGAGCAAGGCCGAGGTTTCGTCTGAAAATATGCGCCATTATGATCTGGGTGAATTGAGGTTGGAATATCATCCTCAAGATTTTATTCAGGTAAACGCCATGATGAATCAAAAGATGGTTGCTCAGGCGATGGACTGGTTAAGTCCAAACAAGCAAGATGTTATATTGGATTTGTTCTGTGGCGTAGGGAATTTTTCTTTGCCACTCGCACAACATGCACAGTTGGTTATTGGTGTAGAGGTGCAGGAAAGTATGGTTGAGGCAGCGAGGAAAAATGCGAGACTTAACGGCTTTGACAATCTTTCATTTGTAGCTTCTGACTTGACTCAACCCGTTACAAATGAATTTATGAAGCAGAAAATTACAAAAGTACTGCTTGATCCTCCTCGTGCAGGCGCGTTTGAGTTTCTTGATACCATAATAAAAATTGGACCTAAGCAAATATTGTACGTTTCTTGCAGTGCTTCTACGTTAGCAAGGGATGCCGAATATTTGGTCGCAAAGGGATATCGTGTATTACGTGTGGGGCTGATGGATATGTTTCCTCAAACCTCTCATGTCGAAACGATGATGTTATTGCAAAAAAAGAAGTAAACTGAAGGGCGGATAGATGGTAACGGTAAGAAAAGATCACCCTGTGTTAGACGATGGTAGTGTCGATATTGATGGTTGGATGGGGCATTTTTCTCATTTAATTGATGACAGTGCGCGAGTACCTCTGCGTATGGCTTGTGAATTGGCTCGCCAAGCTGAATTACAGTGCGCCCGACCGTCCTATTGGGGTGCGCAAGCGAGTACTTTTCGTGCTGGACTGGAAATGGTTGAAATTTTGTCTGGCTTTCGAGCGGATCAAGACTCATTAGTTGCCGCGGCTCTATATCGTGCTGTTCGAGAAGATCAATTGCCTATTTCTCGAGTGACGGATATGTTTGGTCGTAAAGTGGCCTCTCTTATAGAGGGGGTCATTAGAATGGGGGAAGTGTCTAAAAATTTAACACCGGATAACGCCTCTGAGGTGCTTGGCAGCAGTGAAAACCAGCTTGAATCTTTACGAAAAATGCTGGTGTCTATCATTGATGATGTGCGTGTTGTGCTAATTAAGTTAGCGGAACGAGCTTGTGCTATTAAAGAAGCCAAACATCAAAGTGAAGAGCGTCGCATTACTGTAGCGTTGGAAGTGCAGAGTGTTTATGCACCATTAGCCCATCGTCTGGGCATTGGCCATATTAAATGGGAATTAGAAGACCTTTCTTTTCGCTATCTTTATCCTTCTGATTATAAACGTATTGCCACTTGGCTGGATGAGAAACGGCTTGATCGCCAGCAATTTATAGACGATGTGATTGCCTTGTTAGATGAGCGTTTAAAAAGCATTAACATTCACGCGGATTTAATGGGGAGGGCAAAGCACATCTATAGTATTTGGCGCAAAATGAAGCGCAAGAATATTGGCTTTGATGAAGTCTACGATGTGCGTGCAGTACGTATTCTGGTTGATGAACCTATGGAGTGTTATGGCGTCCTCGGTGTAGTACACAATTTATGGCGTCCAATACCTCAAGAGTTTGATGATTACATCAGTAACCCAAAGTCAAATGGCTATCAATCATTGCACACGGCGGTCATTGGTCCTCAGGGTCGTGCGCTTGAAATTCAGATCCGTAGTCATAAAATGCATGAAGATGCAGAGCTTGGTGTGTGTGCGCACTGGAAATACAAGGGAACTGATTTAAGTTCGAATAGCACCAGCTATGAAGAAAAACTGCAGTGGTTAAGAACCATTTTGGATTTTCATGAAGTTCAAGGTGATTTGGAATCCTTATCTGAGCAAGTACGTAGTGATATCGAGCAAGATCGTATTTATGTATTCACGCCGGAAGGGCATGTAGTCGATTTACCGATCAATGCAACGCCGGTTGATTTTGCTTATCGTGTGCATACGGAAATTGGGCACCGCTGTCGTGGGGCTAAGGTAAACGGCAAAATCATCTCCCTTGTGACACACCTAAAAACCGGTGATAAAGTTGAAATATTAACGACTAAAGAGGGTGGGCCAAGTCGTGACTGGTTGCACCCTACGTTAGGTTATGTGCAAACCAGTCGTGCTCGTGCAAATATACAGAACTGGTTTAGAAAAGAAGATCGTGAGAAAAATCTAGACGCAGGTAAGCATTTATTAGATAAACAATTAAAACGTTTGGGTATTGAAGACAGTCGTATCGATTTCCAAAAAATTGCCTCTCGTTTTAGTTTCTCGAATGCGAGTGATGTGTTTGTTGCGTTAGGCGCTGGTGATATTCAGTTATCACGAGTACTACGTGTTATTGATGATTTATATAACATAGATGGGGACATAGCGCCGCCTCGCCCGATCCGCTTGAAAAAAAGTCGGCATAAATCGTCTGATAATGACATCCATATCATGGGAGTGGGTAAGTTACTGACTCAAATGGCTAAGTGTTGTACTCCTATTCCGGGTGACGATATTGTCGGTTTTATCACTCAGGGGCGAGGTGTGTCGGTACATCGTCAGGATTGTATTAACATCGTACAGCTGGGATTGGATGAGCCAGAACGTATTGTGGATGTAAATTGGGGCGAGGAGCTTGATAACCAATACCCCGTAAATATACAAGTTGAAGCTTATGATCGAACGGGCTTACTGAACGATATCACCGGGCTATTGGCCAATGAAAAAGTAAACTTGTTGTCTATGAATACGTTATCAGCAAAAGAAAATCATATGGCAACGATCCGTTTTACGATTGAAGTAGGTGAATTAAGCGTATTGAGTAAATTGTTACATCGTATCAATCAGCTGCCTAATGTATCGAATGTATTTAGAGAGAGAGATTTTTGAGTAGTCCTATAGAGCAACTGCAATATCTAATGACGTGTCTAAGGGATGTGTCATTTGGTTGCGCTTGGGATAAAAAACAAACCTACAAAAGTATTGCGCCATATACTCTTGAAGAAGCGTATGAAGTGGTAGACGCGATTGAGCGTGAAGATTTTGACCATCTAAAAGAAGAGCTAGGAGATTTGCTTTTTCAAGTGATTTTTTACGCTCAAATGGCTGAGGAAGAACAGTATTTTAATTTTGATGATATTGCGACGGGTATTGTTGAAAAAATGCTACGTCGTCATCCTCATGTTTTTCCGGATGGTGACATTGCGCGCTTTGGTGAGCCAAGCTTGCTTACTGAGTTGCAAATAGCAGAACAATGGCAGCAAATTAAGGCTCAAGAAAAAGGTCAATCGAAGGAAGGGATTTTATCTGATATCCCTGTTTCTATGCCGGCTTTAATGCAGGCAGTAAAAATCCAGAAAAAAGCTTCTAAGGTCGGATTTGATTGGCCAGACGTCGCCCCAGTTTTTGACAAAATAAGAGAAGAACTAGACGAACTTGAAGAAGCCATGAAGGAAAAAAATGACCTTCATATCGAAGAAGAAATGGGTGATGTGTTGTTCGCGGTCAGTAATTTGGCTCGTCATCTTGATGTTTCACCCGATGTGGCATTGAATAAAACAAATAGTAAGTTTCGCCGTCGCTTTTTTAGAATAGAAAGCTTAGTGTCGGCACAGAATAAAAATCTAACTGATTGTTCTTTAGAAGAATTAGACCGTTATTGGGAGCAAGCTAAACGCGAAGGTTTATAGGCTTGATTATCGTAAAATGGGTTAAAAGCGCTTTAATATTAAGGGCGTTATTGGAACTGTTTAGGAGGGTGAAGTGAGTGATAGTCAGGCGTCATTACGCGAAAATGTTAGGTTGCTGGGAGATTGTCTCGGTGAAAGCATGAGTAACCACTTAGGGGAAGGTTTTCTTGAGAAAGTAGAAAACATCCGATTACTTTCGAAAGACGGACGTCAATCGGGCGATTCCGCTGCTCTTATTCAAGCATTAGAAGCATTAGACGACAAAGAAATTGTGCCTGTTGCTAGAGCGTTTAACCAGTTTTTGAACCTGTCTAATATTGCTGAGCAATATCACCGTGTACACCGTCGACGAACCAACGAGAGTTTAGGTGTGTATCACAATCCGATTGGGGATTTATTAACTCGCCTATCTAAGCAAAAATTCACATCTGAGCAAATGATTGAATCTTTGAAAACGCAATCGATTGAATTGGTTCTTACGGCACACCCAACAGAAGTTGTGCGTCGTTCGCTGATACGAAAATACGATAATATCTCCAGTGAGTTAGAAGCATTAGACAAAGATAACATCTTACCATTAGAAGAAACTAAGCACATTCGTCGCTTAAAAGAGATCATCACTCAGGCTTGGCATACTGATGAAATCCGAGAAGACCGCCCAACACCAGTTGATGAAGCGAAATGGGGGTTTGCGGTTATTGAGCAATCATTATGGCAAGCGGTTCCACGTTTTTTCCGTCAACTGGATGAGCAATTTACTCAATTTTCTAAAGAAGACCGCTTACCACTTGAT includes the following:
- the relA gene encoding GTP diphosphokinase, with protein sequence MVTVRKDHPVLDDGSVDIDGWMGHFSHLIDDSARVPLRMACELARQAELQCARPSYWGAQASTFRAGLEMVEILSGFRADQDSLVAAALYRAVREDQLPISRVTDMFGRKVASLIEGVIRMGEVSKNLTPDNASEVLGSSENQLESLRKMLVSIIDDVRVVLIKLAERACAIKEAKHQSEERRITVALEVQSVYAPLAHRLGIGHIKWELEDLSFRYLYPSDYKRIATWLDEKRLDRQQFIDDVIALLDERLKSINIHADLMGRAKHIYSIWRKMKRKNIGFDEVYDVRAVRILVDEPMECYGVLGVVHNLWRPIPQEFDDYISNPKSNGYQSLHTAVIGPQGRALEIQIRSHKMHEDAELGVCAHWKYKGTDLSSNSTSYEEKLQWLRTILDFHEVQGDLESLSEQVRSDIEQDRIYVFTPEGHVVDLPINATPVDFAYRVHTEIGHRCRGAKVNGKIISLVTHLKTGDKVEILTTKEGGPSRDWLHPTLGYVQTSRARANIQNWFRKEDREKNLDAGKHLLDKQLKRLGIEDSRIDFQKIASRFSFSNASDVFVALGAGDIQLSRVLRVIDDLYNIDGDIAPPRPIRLKKSRHKSSDNDIHIMGVGKLLTQMAKCCTPIPGDDIVGFITQGRGVSVHRQDCINIVQLGLDEPERIVDVNWGEELDNQYPVNIQVEAYDRTGLLNDITGLLANEKVNLLSMNTLSAKENHMATIRFTIEVGELSVLSKLLHRINQLPNVSNVFRERDF
- the mazG gene encoding nucleoside triphosphate pyrophosphohydrolase, whose protein sequence is MSSPIEQLQYLMTCLRDVSFGCAWDKKQTYKSIAPYTLEEAYEVVDAIEREDFDHLKEELGDLLFQVIFYAQMAEEEQYFNFDDIATGIVEKMLRRHPHVFPDGDIARFGEPSLLTELQIAEQWQQIKAQEKGQSKEGILSDIPVSMPALMQAVKIQKKASKVGFDWPDVAPVFDKIREELDELEEAMKEKNDLHIEEEMGDVLFAVSNLARHLDVSPDVALNKTNSKFRRRFFRIESLVSAQNKNLTDCSLEELDRYWEQAKREGL
- the rlmD gene encoding 23S rRNA (uracil(1939)-C(5))-methyltransferase RlmD, yielding MRKRTPPRRQSKPQAIGPVQTFTVDGLTHEAKGVARLQGKVTFIGGALPGETVAAQITKSGRRFDEAVLNAIIEPSAYRVEPSCQHFSVCGGCSFQHLADEKQLSSKADWLQGQLRNLITTQELELLSDSFTHYRRRARIAIVRKKGILLLGFRGKASSDIVSIDHCVVLTGNLQKTFSSLKLELATNSLADSLGHIELLEDTKGVSVLFRLTSLITDELEKTWEDWASKEQISLYWQAPNTSKAEVSSENMRHYDLGELRLEYHPQDFIQVNAMMNQKMVAQAMDWLSPNKQDVILDLFCGVGNFSLPLAQHAQLVIGVEVQESMVEAARKNARLNGFDNLSFVASDLTQPVTNEFMKQKITKVLLDPPRAGAFEFLDTIIKIGPKQILYVSCSASTLARDAEYLVAKGYRVLRVGLMDMFPQTSHVETMMLLQKKK